A window of Cellulomonas fimi contains these coding sequences:
- a CDS encoding ABC transporter permease encodes MTRYLARRLGLAVLVLWAAYTVSFVVLYALPGDPVSLMYGGESTDVTPEQLDALRAEYGLDQPLPVQYVSQLLDGLRGDLGTSVVSKQPVTTLLAQAIPPTAAIAGAALLLAVVGGGTLAVVATATRNRALAGFLLSLPPLGVAIPSFWFGLTLVQWFSFQLPIFPALGNQGFASIVLPAVTLALPTSAIIAQLLSRSLLHTLREPYVDTAVAKGAGRVRVHLRHALRNAALPALTATGLVVGGLLSGAVVTETVFSRAGLGRLTATSVAAQDIPVVQGVVLVAATVYVLTNLLVDVVYPLLDPRIVTAGRAAGVTPEPDDAGRPARPAADEHDARPPTTAPAEHADAVPAGGAR; translated from the coding sequence GTGACGCGGTACCTCGCCCGCCGGCTCGGCCTCGCCGTGCTCGTGCTGTGGGCCGCGTACACCGTGTCGTTCGTCGTGCTGTACGCGCTGCCCGGCGACCCGGTGTCGCTCATGTACGGGGGCGAGTCCACCGACGTGACGCCCGAGCAGCTCGACGCGCTGCGCGCCGAGTACGGGCTCGACCAGCCGCTGCCCGTGCAGTACGTGTCGCAGCTGCTCGACGGGCTCCGCGGCGACCTCGGCACGTCGGTCGTGAGCAAGCAGCCGGTCACGACGCTCCTGGCGCAGGCGATCCCGCCCACCGCCGCGATCGCGGGCGCCGCGCTGCTGCTCGCGGTCGTCGGCGGCGGGACGCTCGCGGTCGTCGCGACCGCGACCCGCAACCGCGCGCTCGCGGGGTTCCTGCTGTCGCTGCCGCCGCTCGGCGTCGCGATCCCGTCGTTCTGGTTCGGCCTGACGCTCGTGCAGTGGTTCTCGTTCCAGCTGCCGATCTTCCCGGCGCTCGGCAACCAGGGGTTCGCGTCGATCGTGCTGCCCGCGGTCACCCTGGCCTTGCCGACGTCGGCGATCATCGCGCAGCTGTTGTCGCGCAGCCTCCTGCACACCCTGCGCGAGCCGTACGTCGACACCGCGGTCGCCAAGGGCGCAGGCCGGGTGCGCGTGCACCTGCGCCACGCGCTCCGCAACGCGGCCCTGCCGGCGCTGACGGCCACCGGGCTCGTCGTCGGCGGGCTGCTGTCCGGGGCGGTCGTCACGGAGACGGTGTTCTCCCGGGCCGGTCTGGGGCGGCTCACCGCGACGTCGGTCGCGGCGCAGGACATCCCCGTCGTGCAGGGCGTCGTGCTCGTCGCCGCGACCGTGTACGTGCTGACCAACCTGCTCGTCGACGTGGTCTACCCGCTGCTCGACCCGCGCATCGTGACGGCCGGCCGCGCGGCGGGCGTCACCCCCGAGCCCGACGACGCGGGTCGCCCGGCGCGCCCGGCCGCCGACGAGCACGACGCGCGACCGCCGACCACCGCGCCGGCAGAGCATGCCGACGCGGTCCCTGCCGGAGGTGCGCGATGA
- a CDS encoding nitroreductase family protein produces MSIDVRDAARLAHQRYAAPPPVGLRTSPVVEQQLAHRSVRRYLPDDVDDATIATLVAAAQSAATSSNLQLWSVVAVRDACTRARLAELAGGQGHVTQAPVLLVWLVDLARAHAVAARHEAPTAGAEYLETAVVGFVDAALAAQNAALAAESLGLGTVYIGALRNYPTEVSSLLRLPAHAFPAFGLVVGHPDPAEATRVKPRLPQSAVLHHEVYDESAHDAVEDYERRIGAFYADEGLAHSWVERLLARLSGPHALNGRDRLREHLHDRGFPLR; encoded by the coding sequence TTGAGCATCGACGTCCGCGACGCTGCACGCCTCGCGCACCAGCGGTACGCCGCCCCGCCGCCCGTCGGCCTGCGCACCTCGCCCGTCGTCGAGCAGCAGCTCGCGCACCGGTCCGTCCGGCGCTACCTGCCCGACGACGTGGACGACGCGACGATCGCGACGCTCGTCGCCGCCGCGCAGTCCGCCGCCACGAGCTCGAACCTCCAGCTGTGGAGCGTGGTCGCCGTCCGCGACGCCTGCACCCGCGCGCGCCTCGCGGAGCTCGCCGGCGGGCAGGGCCACGTCACGCAGGCGCCCGTCCTGCTCGTGTGGCTCGTCGACCTCGCCCGCGCGCACGCCGTCGCCGCCCGGCACGAGGCACCCACCGCCGGGGCCGAGTACCTCGAGACGGCCGTCGTCGGCTTCGTCGACGCCGCGCTCGCCGCGCAGAACGCGGCGCTCGCCGCCGAGTCGCTCGGGCTCGGCACCGTCTACATCGGCGCGCTGCGCAACTACCCGACCGAGGTGTCGTCGCTGCTCCGGCTCCCGGCGCACGCGTTCCCCGCGTTCGGGCTCGTCGTCGGGCACCCCGACCCGGCCGAGGCGACGCGCGTCAAGCCACGGCTCCCGCAGTCGGCCGTGCTGCACCACGAGGTCTACGACGAGTCGGCGCACGACGCGGTCGAGGACTACGAGCGCCGTATCGGCGCGTTCTACGCCGACGAGGGCCTCGCGCACTCGTGGGTCGAGCGGCTGCTCGCCCGGCTGTCCGGCCCGCACGCGCTCAACGGCCGCGACCGGCTGCGCGAGCACCTGCACGACCGCGGCTTCCCTCTGCGTTGA
- a CDS encoding rhodanese-like domain-containing protein: MTRSTAPAEDLSLEDAGALAPLVTPADAAERVAAGAVLVDVRSDAGRARTGAIPGATVVDRYAVDTDFDLASAARIAPVVSLDTPIVVVCGSVRGSGPVAAELRARGFTNVVHVEGGAPARKDAGLPVDEVAAGEPSA; this comes from the coding sequence ATGACCCGATCCACCGCCCCCGCCGAGGACCTCTCGCTCGAGGACGCCGGCGCGCTCGCGCCGCTCGTCACGCCCGCCGACGCGGCCGAGCGCGTCGCCGCGGGCGCCGTGCTCGTCGACGTGCGCAGCGACGCCGGCCGCGCGCGCACCGGCGCGATCCCCGGCGCGACCGTCGTCGACCGGTACGCGGTCGACACTGACTTCGACCTCGCGTCGGCGGCGCGCATCGCGCCCGTGGTGTCGCTCGACACCCCGATCGTCGTCGTGTGCGGGTCGGTCCGCGGTTCCGGGCCGGTCGCCGCGGAGCTCCGGGCGCGTGGCTTCACGAACGTCGTCCACGTCGAGGGCGGGGCGCCCGCGCGGAAGGACGCCGGACTCCCGGTCGACGAGGTTGCGGCGGGGGAGCCGTCCGCGTGA
- a CDS encoding GNAT family N-acetyltransferase codes for MSAPATDRVDGTRHGGIVVRLVEPHEHDDVARLSVAAYAHDYDISDTYRASLADVASRAAEHEVWVAQDVATGALLGTVATPRVGGHISPLGQDGELDFRLLAVDPSARGRGIGTLLTQFVIELARQRGLSRVVMNSGPRMTGAHRLYEGLGFVRQPERETRVVDGGTLLAFALDVPAADGGAVGDGRVVDARTGGGARGLP; via the coding sequence GTGAGCGCACCCGCCACCGACCGGGTCGACGGGACGCGGCACGGCGGGATCGTCGTGCGCCTCGTCGAGCCGCACGAGCACGACGACGTCGCGCGTCTGTCCGTCGCGGCCTACGCGCACGACTACGACATCAGCGACACCTACCGGGCGTCGCTCGCCGACGTCGCGTCGCGCGCGGCCGAGCACGAGGTCTGGGTCGCGCAGGACGTCGCGACCGGCGCGCTGCTCGGCACGGTCGCGACGCCCCGCGTCGGCGGGCACATCTCGCCGCTCGGACAGGACGGCGAGCTCGACTTCCGGCTGCTCGCGGTGGACCCGTCGGCGCGCGGCCGGGGCATCGGCACGTTGCTCACGCAGTTCGTGATCGAACTTGCACGCCAGCGCGGGCTGTCGCGCGTCGTCATGAACTCCGGACCGCGGATGACCGGCGCGCACCGCCTGTACGAAGGGCTCGGCTTCGTGCGGCAGCCCGAGCGGGAGACGCGCGTCGTCGACGGCGGCACGCTGCTCGCGTTCGCGCTCGACGTGCCCGCTGCGGACGGCGGTGCGGTGGGCGACGGCCGGGTCGTGGATGCGCGGACCGGCGGCGGCGCCCGCGGTCTACCCTGA
- a CDS encoding glutamate-5-semialdehyde dehydrogenase, whose protein sequence is MTASLEAPLHDAAETDVAAQVREVAQRAKVASRALATATRATKDAALHALADALVAATDEIVAANALDLDQGRADGISPGLLDRLALTPERVAAIADALRELAGLPDPVGEVVRGSTLPNGLRLRQLRVPMGVVGMIYEARPNVTVDAAGLALKSGNAVILRGGSAAAHSNEVIVRVLSDALVAQRLPGDLVQSIDAWGRPGAVALMHARGLVDVLVPRGGADLIATVVRESTVPVIETGVGNVHVYVDESADLSVALPILLNAKTQRVGVCNAAETLLVHEGVADEFLPVALAALADAGVTIHGDETTLRLAPEEVAVVAATDEDWATEYLSLDLAVRVVEDLDEALDHIRTWSSGHTEAIVTRDLAASERFVAEVDSAAVMVNASTRFTDGGQLGLGAEIGISTQKLHARGPMGLAELTTTKWVVQGDGHVRP, encoded by the coding sequence ATGACCGCATCGCTCGAGGCACCCCTGCACGACGCCGCCGAGACGGACGTCGCAGCGCAGGTCCGCGAGGTGGCGCAGCGCGCCAAGGTCGCGTCCCGTGCGCTCGCGACCGCGACCCGCGCCACCAAGGACGCCGCGCTGCACGCGCTCGCCGACGCGCTGGTGGCCGCGACCGACGAGATCGTCGCCGCGAACGCGCTCGACCTCGACCAGGGCCGCGCCGACGGCATCTCGCCAGGGCTCCTCGACCGCCTCGCGCTCACGCCTGAGCGGGTCGCCGCGATCGCCGACGCGCTGCGCGAGCTCGCCGGCCTGCCCGACCCGGTCGGCGAGGTCGTGCGCGGCTCGACGCTGCCGAACGGCCTCCGACTGCGCCAGCTGCGCGTCCCGATGGGCGTCGTCGGCATGATCTACGAGGCGCGTCCCAACGTCACGGTCGACGCCGCTGGGCTCGCGCTCAAGTCCGGCAACGCGGTGATCCTGCGCGGTGGGTCCGCGGCCGCGCACAGCAACGAGGTCATCGTCCGCGTGCTGTCCGACGCGCTCGTCGCGCAGCGCCTGCCCGGCGACCTCGTGCAGTCCATCGACGCGTGGGGCCGTCCCGGCGCCGTCGCCCTCATGCACGCCCGCGGGCTCGTCGACGTGCTCGTGCCGCGGGGGGGAGCGGACCTCATCGCGACCGTCGTGCGCGAGTCCACGGTGCCCGTGATCGAGACCGGTGTCGGCAACGTGCACGTGTACGTCGACGAGAGCGCCGACCTGTCCGTCGCGCTCCCGATCCTGCTCAACGCCAAGACGCAGCGCGTCGGCGTCTGCAACGCCGCGGAGACGCTGCTCGTGCACGAGGGCGTCGCCGACGAGTTCCTGCCGGTCGCGCTCGCCGCGCTCGCGGACGCGGGCGTCACGATCCACGGGGACGAGACGACGCTGCGGCTCGCGCCCGAGGAGGTCGCGGTCGTCGCGGCGACCGACGAGGACTGGGCGACCGAGTACCTGTCCCTCGACCTCGCCGTCCGCGTCGTCGAGGACCTCGACGAGGCGCTCGACCACATCCGCACGTGGAGCTCGGGCCACACCGAGGCGATCGTCACGCGCGACCTCGCGGCCTCCGAGCGGTTCGTCGCCGAGGTCGACTCCGCGGCCGTCATGGTCAACGCCTCGACGCGGTTCACCGACGGCGGCCAGCTCGGCCTGGGCGCCGAGATCGGCATCTCCACCCAGAAGCTGCACGCGCGCGGCCCGATGGGCCTCGCCGAGCTCACGACCACCAAGTGGGTCGTGCAGGGCGACGGGCACGTCCGGCCCTGA
- the nadD gene encoding nicotinate-nucleotide adenylyltransferase: MTQRRPRLGVMGGTFDPVHHGHLVAASEVADRFDLDEVVFVPTGQPTFKQEQDVTVAEHRYLMTVIATASNPRFTVSRVDIERPGLTYTVDTLRDLKTQRPDADLYFITGADAIEQILTWKDAEELFAMAHFVAVTRPGHTLSVDGLPADRVSIQEIPALAISSTDVRARARAGQPVWYLVPDGVVQYIAKHRLYRGQS; this comes from the coding sequence ATGACGCAGCGGCGACCCCGCCTGGGTGTGATGGGCGGCACGTTCGACCCCGTCCACCACGGGCACCTGGTCGCCGCGAGCGAGGTCGCGGACCGGTTCGACCTCGACGAGGTCGTCTTCGTCCCCACGGGCCAGCCGACGTTCAAGCAGGAGCAGGACGTCACCGTCGCGGAGCACCGCTACCTGATGACCGTCATCGCGACGGCGTCGAACCCGCGGTTCACCGTGAGCCGCGTCGACATCGAGCGTCCCGGGCTGACGTACACGGTCGACACGCTGCGTGACCTCAAGACGCAGCGCCCGGACGCCGACCTCTACTTCATCACCGGCGCCGACGCGATCGAGCAGATCCTCACGTGGAAGGATGCCGAGGAGCTGTTCGCCATGGCGCACTTCGTGGCGGTGACCCGTCCGGGTCACACGTTGTCGGTCGACGGCCTCCCCGCCGACCGGGTGAGCATCCAGGAGATCCCCGCCCTGGCGATCTCCTCGACCGACGTCCGCGCGCGGGCACGCGCCGGTCAGCCGGTCTGGTACCTCGTCCCCGACGGGGTCGTCCAGTACATCGCGAAGCACAGGTTGTATCGAGGTCAGTCATGA
- the rsfS gene encoding ribosome silencing factor, whose translation MPATERAVELAVAAARAASDLKAQEIIALDVSEQLVLTDVFLIASGTNERQVGAIVDAVEEALFHLGSKPVRREGKAQGRWVLIDFGDVVVHVQHAEDRVYYALERLWKDCPLIELPPDVHADGAEA comes from the coding sequence GTGCCCGCGACCGAACGAGCCGTCGAGCTCGCCGTGGCGGCGGCCCGCGCCGCCTCCGACCTCAAGGCGCAGGAGATCATCGCGCTCGACGTCAGCGAGCAGCTCGTGCTGACCGACGTCTTCCTCATCGCGTCCGGCACCAACGAGCGGCAGGTCGGCGCGATCGTCGACGCCGTCGAGGAGGCGCTCTTCCACCTCGGCAGCAAGCCCGTCCGGCGCGAGGGCAAGGCGCAGGGCCGCTGGGTCCTCATCGACTTCGGCGACGTCGTCGTGCACGTCCAGCACGCCGAGGACCGCGTCTACTACGCGCTCGAGCGGCTCTGGAAGGACTGCCCGCTCATCGAGCTGCCCCCCGACGTCCACGCCGACGGCGCGGAGGCGTGA
- a CDS encoding histidine phosphatase family protein, which produces MSAGRVLLWRHGRTAHNASARLQGQVDIPLDDVGRWQARTAAARMIARHEPTRIVTSDLSRAHDTAAFLARAAGLELVVDPRLRERGFGIWEGLTGDEIVASWPEEFAVWRAGGEPAGVGAETRAEVADRVAVAVAEHAAALGASDTLVVVSHGSAISSTVGRLLGLGDRLHAFAGMLNAHWTELVATKVDGEPAWRLTGYNLGPTDASTDWNAGPDRRESDADAETRDPD; this is translated from the coding sequence GTGAGCGCCGGACGCGTGCTGCTCTGGCGGCACGGGCGCACCGCCCACAACGCCTCCGCACGCCTGCAGGGCCAGGTCGACATCCCGCTCGACGACGTCGGCCGCTGGCAGGCACGCACGGCCGCCGCGCGGATGATCGCGCGGCACGAGCCCACGCGCATCGTCACCTCCGACCTCAGCCGCGCGCACGACACCGCCGCGTTCCTCGCGCGGGCCGCGGGCCTCGAGCTCGTCGTCGACCCGCGCCTGCGCGAGCGCGGCTTCGGCATCTGGGAGGGCCTGACGGGCGACGAGATCGTCGCGTCGTGGCCCGAGGAGTTCGCCGTCTGGCGGGCCGGGGGCGAACCCGCGGGCGTGGGTGCGGAGACCCGCGCAGAGGTCGCCGACCGGGTCGCCGTCGCCGTCGCGGAGCACGCGGCCGCTCTGGGCGCGTCCGACACGCTCGTCGTGGTGTCGCACGGCTCCGCGATCAGCTCGACCGTCGGGCGCCTGCTCGGCCTGGGCGACCGGCTGCACGCGTTCGCGGGCATGCTCAACGCGCACTGGACCGAGCTCGTCGCGACGAAGGTCGACGGCGAGCCCGCCTGGCGGCTCACCGGCTACAACCTCGGCCCGACCGACGCGTCGACCGACTGGAACGCCGGGCCCGACCGGCGCGAGTCCGACGCCGACGCCGAGACCCGCGACCCCGATTAG
- a CDS encoding IS481 family transposase has protein sequence MSKAKVIVLSVVEQGLTKAEAARRFEVSWQWVHTLVQRYEADGLDGLEPRSRRPRSNPNATSEHVRTRIVELREKLTVDGLDAGPVTIAWHLAAEGLDPPAPSTIRRVLHAEQLIVSEPRKRPRSSLRRFAAEQPNETWQSDFTHWPLADGTDTEILNWLDDHSRYLLACTAHPRVTGTLVVETFTTCINAYGPPASTLTDNGSVYTSRFTGGRNAFEYLLHALGIQQKNGHPNHPQTQGKIERFHQTLKNWLAHQPPAADLPALQAQLDAFRALYNTARPHRALDRATPHDTYHARPKARPAGTTIAGHYRLRFDHVGTNGKISLRRAGRMHHLGIGAAHRGTSVLVLIDETTATVIARHTGEILATCTIDPTRTYWRNNEREAGRWPGSPL, from the coding sequence ATGTCGAAGGCCAAGGTCATCGTGCTGTCCGTCGTCGAGCAGGGCCTGACCAAGGCGGAGGCCGCCCGCCGGTTCGAGGTGTCATGGCAGTGGGTCCACACCCTCGTGCAGCGCTACGAAGCCGACGGCCTGGACGGTCTGGAGCCGCGCTCGAGACGCCCCCGCAGCAACCCGAACGCGACCAGCGAGCACGTGCGCACCCGGATCGTCGAGCTGCGCGAGAAGTTGACCGTCGACGGCCTGGACGCCGGCCCGGTGACCATCGCCTGGCACCTGGCCGCCGAAGGACTGGACCCGCCGGCGCCGTCCACCATCCGCCGCGTCCTGCACGCCGAGCAGCTCATCGTGTCCGAGCCGCGCAAACGCCCCCGCTCCTCGCTGCGCCGCTTCGCCGCCGAACAACCCAACGAGACCTGGCAGTCCGACTTCACCCACTGGCCCCTGGCCGACGGCACCGACACCGAGATCCTGAACTGGCTCGATGACCACTCCCGCTACCTGCTGGCCTGCACCGCCCACCCCCGCGTCACCGGCACACTCGTCGTCGAGACCTTCACGACCTGCATCAACGCCTACGGACCGCCCGCCTCCACGCTGACCGACAACGGCTCGGTCTACACCTCGAGGTTCACCGGCGGACGCAACGCGTTCGAGTACCTGCTGCACGCCCTGGGCATCCAGCAGAAGAACGGCCACCCGAACCACCCGCAGACCCAGGGCAAGATCGAACGCTTCCACCAGACCCTGAAGAACTGGCTCGCACACCAGCCACCAGCCGCCGACCTACCCGCGCTACAAGCCCAGCTCGATGCCTTCCGCGCGCTCTACAACACCGCCCGCCCGCACCGCGCCCTGGACCGAGCCACCCCGCACGACACCTACCACGCCCGCCCCAAGGCTCGACCAGCCGGCACCACCATCGCCGGGCACTACCGGCTGCGCTTCGACCACGTCGGCACGAACGGCAAGATCTCCCTGCGCCGCGCCGGTCGCATGCACCACCTCGGCATCGGCGCCGCCCACCGCGGCACCTCCGTCCTGGTCCTCATCGACGAGACCACAGCCACCGTCATCGCCCGACACACCGGCGAGATCCTGGCCACCTGCACCATCGACCCGACCCGCACCTACTGGCGCAACAACGAACGAGAGGCCGGCCGATGGCCGGGCTCTCCTCTATAA
- a CDS encoding phosphatase PAP2 family protein, protein MSDDPPLAPPRTSWFAALRARPVLWALLPGILLVVAGLWVFLAVLDGVREKDDLWDLDQPVLEWLVDRRSSGWTSVLAAITFVTGPTVLPIIVLVACVVWGLVRREWWRPLLLAGAMVASTIISVAIKGLVGRARPPAETMFVPGAETTGSFPSGHTIGTATFLLVAGYLVCSRNPTVPRLVGWSLLTVVGTSVVALSRLYLGYHFLTDVVAAVALAITVLGGVLIVDRLHTLHRRPEALPVPSPAENPS, encoded by the coding sequence ATGTCGGACGATCCTCCCCTGGCACCGCCGAGAACGTCGTGGTTCGCCGCGCTGCGCGCCCGTCCCGTGCTGTGGGCGCTCCTGCCCGGGATCCTGCTCGTGGTCGCCGGGCTGTGGGTGTTCCTCGCGGTGCTCGACGGCGTCCGGGAGAAGGACGACCTGTGGGACCTCGACCAGCCCGTCCTGGAGTGGCTGGTCGACCGTCGCAGCTCCGGGTGGACCTCCGTCCTCGCCGCGATCACGTTCGTCACCGGGCCCACGGTCCTGCCGATCATCGTGCTGGTGGCCTGCGTGGTGTGGGGCCTGGTGCGCCGAGAGTGGTGGCGACCGCTGCTCCTGGCCGGGGCGATGGTCGCGTCGACGATCATCAGCGTGGCGATCAAGGGCCTGGTCGGGCGCGCACGACCGCCCGCCGAGACGATGTTCGTGCCGGGCGCCGAGACCACGGGATCCTTCCCGTCGGGGCACACCATCGGGACGGCGACGTTCCTCCTCGTCGCGGGCTACCTCGTGTGCAGCCGCAACCCGACCGTCCCCCGCCTCGTCGGCTGGAGCCTGCTCACCGTCGTGGGCACATCGGTGGTGGCGCTGAGCCGCCTCTACCTCGGGTACCACTTCCTCACGGACGTCGTCGCCGCCGTCGCGCTCGCGATCACCGTGCTCGGGGGCGTGCTGATCGTCGACCGGCTGCACACGCTCCACCGCCGGCCCGAGGCACTCCCCGTGCCGTCCCCCGCCGAGAACCCGAGCTGA
- a CDS encoding NAD(P)H-hydrate dehydratase, which yields MPTRAETVTPRLLREWPLPALAGSKYGRGQVVVVGGARQTPGAVLLAGTAALRVGAGRLTLAVARSVAVPLAVALPEAGVVGLPETEQGSVEGTGLEVLADDMRAADAVLVGPGLDDADRTQALLTTLVPLVRRSTPVLLDAYALGVLADLPEVAEQLRGRLVLTPNTTEAARLLGVADEDLGDAASQRVAKRYDAVVTCQGRIGAPDGRRWEVSTGTPGLATSGSGDVLAGALVGLLGRGADLAQAACWATHLHATADDRLAVRVGRTGYLARELVDELPALLTDLTP from the coding sequence ATGCCCACCCGCGCTGAGACCGTCACGCCGCGACTCCTGCGCGAGTGGCCCCTGCCGGCGCTCGCCGGCTCGAAGTACGGGCGCGGGCAGGTCGTCGTAGTCGGGGGCGCGCGTCAGACGCCGGGCGCCGTGCTCCTCGCGGGGACCGCGGCGCTGCGGGTGGGCGCGGGACGCCTCACGCTCGCGGTCGCACGGTCGGTCGCGGTGCCGCTGGCCGTCGCGCTGCCCGAGGCGGGCGTCGTCGGGCTCCCCGAGACGGAGCAGGGGTCCGTCGAGGGCACCGGGCTCGAGGTCCTCGCCGACGACATGCGCGCCGCCGACGCCGTGCTCGTGGGACCGGGCCTCGACGACGCCGACCGCACGCAGGCCCTGCTCACCACGCTGGTGCCGCTCGTCCGGCGGTCCACGCCGGTGCTGCTCGACGCGTACGCCCTCGGCGTCCTCGCCGACCTCCCGGAGGTCGCGGAGCAGCTGCGGGGCCGACTCGTCCTCACGCCCAACACCACGGAGGCCGCGCGGCTGCTCGGCGTCGCCGACGAGGACCTCGGCGACGCCGCGTCGCAGCGCGTGGCGAAGCGGTACGACGCGGTCGTCACGTGTCAGGGACGCATCGGCGCGCCCGACGGCCGCCGGTGGGAGGTCTCGACCGGGACGCCGGGCCTCGCGACCTCCGGCAGCGGTGACGTGCTCGCCGGTGCGCTCGTCGGGCTGCTCGGCCGCGGCGCCGACCTCGCCCAGGCCGCCTGCTGGGCCACGCACCTGCACGCGACCGCCGACGACCGCCTCGCGGTCCGCGTCGGGCGCACCGGCTACCTCGCCCGTGAGCTCGTCGACGAGCTGCCCGCGCTGCTCACCGACCTGACGCCCTGA
- a CDS encoding histidine phosphatase family protein translates to MRDDGQRGTGVVELMLVRHGESVGNVAAAAAERARQEVIDLDTRDADTPLSALGAEQAAALGAWLADASRTTGPDVVWVSPYVRAVQTATIALEAAGLDLPLHRDERLRDRELGILDLLTSTGVDARFPAEAARRRHLGKFFYRPPGGESWADLTLRVRSFLTDLDRWEADRRVLVVAHDAVLMTVRYVCERLTETEVLDLGRRHPVRNAAVTRLARSASRRPGPPRWELTAFNDDSHLRAQGTPATTHQGDTDAHPR, encoded by the coding sequence GTGAGGGACGACGGCCAGCGCGGGACCGGTGTCGTCGAGCTGATGCTCGTCCGGCACGGCGAGAGCGTCGGGAACGTCGCGGCGGCAGCGGCGGAGCGCGCACGACAGGAGGTCATCGACCTCGACACCCGCGACGCCGACACCCCGCTCTCCGCGCTCGGAGCGGAGCAGGCGGCCGCCCTGGGCGCCTGGCTCGCGGACGCGTCGCGCACCACCGGCCCCGACGTCGTCTGGGTGTCGCCGTACGTGCGCGCCGTGCAGACGGCGACGATCGCGCTCGAGGCCGCCGGGCTCGACCTGCCGCTGCACCGGGACGAGCGTCTGCGCGACCGTGAGCTCGGGATCCTCGACCTGCTCACGAGCACCGGCGTGGACGCGCGGTTCCCGGCCGAGGCCGCGCGCCGTCGACATCTCGGCAAGTTCTTCTACCGGCCGCCGGGCGGCGAGTCGTGGGCGGACCTGACCCTCCGGGTCCGTTCCTTCCTCACCGACCTGGACCGCTGGGAGGCGGACCGGCGCGTCCTCGTGGTCGCGCACGACGCCGTCCTCATGACCGTCCGGTACGTCTGCGAGCGCCTGACCGAGACCGAGGTGCTGGACCTCGGCCGTCGTCACCCCGTCCGGAACGCCGCGGTGACCCGGCTCGCCCGCAGCGCGAGCCGCCGGCCCGGACCACCCCGGTGGGAGCTGACGGCGTTCAACGACGACTCCCACCTCCGCGCGCAGGGCACGCCTGCCACGACCCACCAGGGGGACACCGATGCCCACCCGCGCTGA